The genomic interval agaggggagagtttaagagagggagggggaagtTGTAGTGGGgtgggggagagagggagaagagggaaaGAGATGGAAAATAAGGAAGGAATCTAGCCCATGTGAATGTAGATGAATATTTGTTGCATGTCCTACGTGGCAAAATTTTATTGGCCAGTGTTAAAACTAGGTTTTCACCCGACTGGCTGGGAGTAGCTCTCTTTTATTAATTCTGAGTAATGTGCATTTCATTTTACTAAAATTATGGTAATTAAACATTGGTTGGAAATTGATCACATCCCAAACGCATATTATTGGACTATGATCTCAAAGATGATATGCACCTtgcttcttttacaatttttttttcctgcaaattTCATGTACCTTGTTAAGAGAAGGAAGCTAAATATTGTTTCATTaacctcatttgtttttgcagatgaaatAAGACGATATAAGATGAACTGAGAtcatgaaagttgaaagttgaataaaatattattagaatatatttttttaatattatttttgttttgagatttaaaaaaattgaattgtttatttcacttttgtgaaaatttaaaaaaattgtaataattagattaaatgagatgaattgaaataaattgtaaaaacaaaaacagcaGCCAATGACGCGGGCGTTAAAGGAAGGAAGCATACATTTTTCAATGACGTGGCAATTAACCAATTATATTtttcacacatatatatatatatatatatagagagagagagagagagagagagagagagagagggtggctAGCTTGGATTGGAACATTTAAAGGATAATAATGAAAAACTGAAGGATGGACGCTTCTTCTGATCAATTACCTGCATGATTGGgttcaaataattataaacaaagTGGACCAAAAAAAGCGGTAtaattgaatatgaaaagaacttTGTTAAACTTTGTCCTGTTGCATGCTgcttaatatagtatatatggaTGAGAGAACTAATccaaaaaggaagagagagagaccaacctTATTTGCAAGAACCCTAAAAGAGAGGTAGGTTGAATAGTGAGGAAGGAGAGAAGGTGAGGTGTAAGACTTTTTGTCCCCCTAACCATCACATGACCCACTCTTCCGACCTATAAATCTTGGTCTTccttctccatttttttcttaacaatCTCAAACAGCCTTCTCAGATATTCGCTttaagagagagggagagacagagacagagagagatggGTCGAGCTCCATGCTGTGATAAGGCAAACGTGAAGAAGGGACCATGGTCTCCTGAAGAGGATGCCAAGCTCAAAGCCTATATTGAACAGTATGGAACTGGAAGCAACTGGATTGCTCTTCCTCAGAAAAGTGGTACATTCTCGCATAGTCTGAATTTCGTTTGTCTTTGGAAAGAAGCAAGTTCTAAAGAATGATCAGTTTGGCCTTTTGGTTGGTTTAAATTCATGCAGGGCTTAAGAGATGTGGAAAGAGTTGCAGACTCCGATGGTTAAATTACTTAAGGCCCAACATCAAGCATGGTGGGTTCtctgaagaagaagacaacatCATCTGCAGCCTCTATATAAGTATTGGCagcaggtctctctctctctctctctcagctccATAAGTTTTAACACGAAGTGCTTGTCCCTTTTCTTTGTCCATGATGCTTTGGCCATGGAATAACTCCATGTTTTGGATTCAGATCTCCTTcgataggttttttttttaagtcatttCTTTTCCAGTTTTTTCCTCGTTTTTTGGTATGATTTAACTCTTTAATTTGTCTTCCATCTACCTCTAGGTGGTCCGTTATTGCGGCCCAACTGCCTGGAAGAACAGATAATGACATCAAGAATTACTGGAACACaagattgaagaagaagttgCTCGGAAGGCGCAAAGAGTCTAACATGAATCGATTTTCAACAATAGGTGCAAAAGATGCAAATGGCATAGAACATAACTCGCATTCACAAGCCTTAAGCAGCTCGGCCCTTGAAAGACTTCAACTCCATATGCAACTTCAAACCCTCCAAAAACCTTTATCTAATTTCTACAACAATCCTGCGCTGTGGCCAAAGTTGCATCCCCTGCAAGAAAAGATGATCCGAAGCCTGCAATATTCTTTAAATGAAAATCCTAGCCCTCTGTGGCAACACGACTTTCCTAGTCCTCAGCCTGGGCAAGGACAAAAGGTCGACTTCTGTGAACCAGGCGCCACTGGTGCTATAATGCCAGAGGGTTTTGCAAAAATCAGCAATACAAATGCAAATGAATTGGACAATTCTTTGCATTTTACTCCATCCTCGGATAATTC from Juglans microcarpa x Juglans regia isolate MS1-56 chromosome 4S, Jm3101_v1.0, whole genome shotgun sequence carries:
- the LOC121262992 gene encoding transcription factor MYB36-like encodes the protein MGRAPCCDKANVKKGPWSPEEDAKLKAYIEQYGTGSNWIALPQKSGLKRCGKSCRLRWLNYLRPNIKHGGFSEEEDNIICSLYISIGSRWSVIAAQLPGRTDNDIKNYWNTRLKKKLLGRRKESNMNRFSTIGAKDANGIEHNSHSQALSSSALERLQLHMQLQTLQKPLSNFYNNPALWPKLHPLQEKMIRSLQYSLNENPSPLWQHDFPSPQPGQGQKVDFCEPGATGAIMPEGFAKISNTNANELDNSLHFTPSSDNSMAFVTGNNLMDSSTYDPKADVIEQPNVLGVEVSAFQSELDDFLNNKTMVFVPQEDQVAGYDCLREINSSKDSVIWWSNDFDRKSSTSNSWDSTSLLQTDQPMFQDYELCYNL